catgtcgtctccagggaaggaattaaggttgatccgcaGAAGATTGCAGCTGTCGAGAATTGACCGAGGCCTACAACTTCAACAGAGAtttgcagtttcttgggcttagctgggtattacagaaaaTTTGTGAAGGGGTTCTCTaatcttgcctctccattgactaaattgactcagaaggcaTTTAAGTTCCTAttgtcagatgcttgtgaaaggagctttacagaattgaaatcaagattaactaAGGCACTGGTGTTGAACCTTCTAGAGGGTAcgaatgggtttgtggtatattgtgatgcttcgagaatcggactaggatgtgtattgatgcaacatggcaaggtgatcgcttatgcttATAGGTAACTcgagaatcatgagaagaactatccaacacatgacttagagctcgcggtggtggtttttgcattgaagattcagcgtcattatttgtatggggtccatgtggatatattcatggaccataaaagccttaaatatattttaaagtagaagaaattgaatctgaggcagagaagatggcttgagttactcaaagattacgacatcgatatcctatatcatctgggtaaggctaatgttgtggcggattctcttagccaaaaatctatgggtagtttggctcacttgcaggcatatcaaaggccgttggccaaagAGGTTAATCGGttggctagtttaggagttcATCTTGCAGTCTCTGGTTAAAGAGGGGTGATTatacaaaatagggctgaatcatcgctagTTCTGGAAGTGAAGGATAAGCAATACAATAATCCATTGTCAACAAGATGAAGACCGAACATCAAAGGCCCGATAGTAAGACAGAACATAAAAATTCCGATGTGAAAAtcggagatgatcaatatggactttgtggtaggactacctcgcactcctcgaaagttcgactcgatttgggtgattttggatcgactcacgaaatcagcacacttcttacctttTAAGGCTACCAATGCGGCGGAACAGTATgttcagttgtatatcaaggaaatagttaggTTGCATGGAACTctaatttccatcatttctgatcagggggcacaattcacaaccaatttctagaagaaatttcagcaaggttttggTACGCAGGTGAATCTTATTataacctttcacccgcagaccgacgggaaggctgagcggactattcagatgcttgaggatatgttgcgtgcttgtgttctggACTTCAAAGGTATTTGGGATGATCacttgccactcatagaattttcctacaacaactgTTATTACAATAGCAtacagatggcaccgttcgaggattTATATGGTAAAAGATGTAGATCtatcattgggtggttcgagattggggaagcagagttgataagACCAGACCTCGCGCATTAGACTATGGAGAAGGCTAAGATctttaaggagcggttgaaaactactcagagacgtcagaagtcctatttggATGTTCATCATTGGGATCTGGaagtcaaagaagatgattgggtattcttgaaggtttcccctatgaagggtatgatgttgtttggtaagaaaggtaaattgatttcgaggtatgtcggaccgtacagaatcattcagaggattggtcaagTGGCCTACAAGCTAGAAGTACCTCCAGAAATGTCTTTAGTGCACTTAATgcttcatgtatccatgttgaagaaggtgctTGGAGATCCGTCACTTATTATTCTGGTTGAGACTAtagaggttaatgaagaactgacttatgaagaaattccaattgccattcttaataggcaagtccgaaagttgagaaataaagagattgcctccgtgaaagtgctatggtgaaactaacaggttgaagaggccatttgggagaccgaggaagaaatgaagaagaagtaccctcatttgttggaGTAGCTATGTAGTCGTTTCTGTAAAGTTTTCCCCTACGAATTATCGTTATCTATCACTTGTACAGTTTATGCTAAGGTTGTTCCTTTCTGATAATATATTGTCTATGAGGCCATGGTTGGTGTTAATTTCATGTTATATTGTTGTCACGCCGCGACCTCGGGGAGCTGGACCGGCgttcaaccgagataacccggccgagcaagcctgctagattgccttctacccaactcacccataaataaagagaagataaacttcattaattaacaccaagagggttcatgaacaacactaattccaacaccattagttacttcatttataaagttTAAAAATACATACATTTttatagtttgaagtggaacatgtaatacacatacgatattactatcttgactttcccaataccaatacacaacccacaccatgtctacagATCCtcaaatagatacaaaagagtataaTGATAGTGTTGGCAACAAGtctccgactatacctcaaaacataatacacacagaacaaaagatgcacgaccccgaaatgaagtggggctcaccaagtcaactgggaaaAGAGTGTAACCGTTATCACTGGTCAATTCCTTCCGCTGTggaaccatctgcatccattaaagCTGCAGCACCCCCataaaaagggacattagtacatgtcgaatagtactagtatgaaaacccaacacctattcaaggacttgAAAATATAACATGAATATGGTGAATCATAGTAACAAGAAAAGGCTTAGATAGTCATTAAAGCCATAACAAATTTATTAAGatctttcaataacatttataattttttacacaaagcggcctttccgcctcaccccaatatatgcgggtggaggtgcaatcacaatactagAAACTCTAcaaaagcggccccgccgccttaccccaatatatgtgggtggaggtgtattcccaataccacaactctacacaaagcagccccaccgcctcaccccaatgtatgtgggtggaggtctattcataataccacaactctacacaaagtggccccacCGCCTTAcctcaatatatgcaggtggaggtgtattcccaataccacaactctacaccaAGCAGccccgccacctcaccccaatgtatgcgggtggaggtctATTCATAATACcataactctacacaaagcggccctgccacctcacctcaatgtatacatgtggaggtgtattcacaatgccatacttcggattcccaaaacgataatagtttgtacaaaagatTTCCCTTCCAATCAACCATTTGgaacctttggccttagcaaatGTGAGTTCATATGGtgtcatcatatgagaaataaggtcttcttcccaaaaggggtataacataattatgttaaaaatagagaatcattaacacatgagggttctaacacgttatgccaaccgggaatcaattttactagtttgaataccccacatcaatagcGTTCCATGTTCAAACTTCACACGATGGAGTTTTGTAAGAACACGGGAATTCCAATACCAGAAACAAAAGAGTTTAGCCATcatacctcgaaagagctttTCATAGTGCCACAATAATATCCCAACACTCCTAACGATGCCAATATATAAAGGAGGGGTGAATTATAAGTACGATTAGAGAAAATCGCATGGCAAGGGCTGTTACGACTATGACTTGGCCTTTACCTCAactaattcaacaacaaaaccacccaagattACTCAACAACTTCTCACAGTCtctattagctcatgcatgtgataaaatATACCCTCATCACCCACAATCaacccaaacccgaaattgaagattTGGGGGAATAAATTCTTACCTTTTGAAGCCCTAGTAAGTTCATTTTGATGAAATTCCAAAGGTTTGATCAGagtagagtagtgaaatccttaatcattcctttcctctctctagaatagccctctcctctgtctaaaatatcaaatagtcccccaaaaatgaacccttaggctagataaatgaAATTGGGgttgttacatctcgcgtttagtgcgttaaagtttcgtcttcagttaatcgacgtagactcggggataagattatcttgaggttaacgtatttatgctatttataacaagcgataagtaagtgtcaTGAAGGATATAggatacacgaattaaagaaaatgagtttcgttgaaggttgtcgatttgggataaaatacgatccgagctataatacccgatat
The DNA window shown above is from Nicotiana tomentosiformis chromosome 8, ASM39032v3, whole genome shotgun sequence and carries:
- the LOC138897663 gene encoding uncharacterized protein — its product is MEKAKIFKERLKTTQRRQKSYLDVHHWDLEVKEDDWVFLKVSPMKGMMLFGKKGKLISRYVGPYRIIQRIGQVAYKLEVPPEMSLVHLMLHVSMLKKVLGDPSLIILVETIEVEEAIWETEEEMKKKYPHLLE